Part of the Apostichopus japonicus isolate 1M-3 chromosome 13, ASM3797524v1, whole genome shotgun sequence genome is shown below.
TATGGTGTGACCAGATATATATCTAAACATTTTATCTTAATCTAGCTACATTCTTCAGTTTATTCTTCTTTGATGAGCTGATGCTCATTCTCCTTTGGATTTGCTTATCTTGGCGGCCTTTCCCTTGCAGCAACAATTACACAGCCTTTTCAAAATGACGTAATCGATATACAGGCCAATCAAACTACTTACTGCAGTAGGCTATATGCATACGTACACGTCTAGGCTAATATATTTCATACTCAATATTCATAAAAGGAGTAGCTGCAAAGAGATACGGCCATAGTGTTACCATCGTCGCAATAGGCCTAAGGCAGACATACAGTGTGAATGGTAAGGAAGCTTTTGTGCATGTGTGAGTGAGTACATAAACTTTATACATTGTAGTcggcctatatatagcctaataCAAAATCACATTCTTCTAATTGGCTGTTTATTAACTCATTTGTATTCAGTAAGTGTCTTCATTTGTATAATTTCGTAACAGATTATAGTTCTTTGCCCATGCATTTGGAAAggaaagtttttgttttgtcatttcgTTTGGACTTCAACATCGTCCCAGCTGTAGTGATTTGCTTTGAGCTATATTATACATGTCATATTTTCATAAGTGGTTGGGTTGTTACATGCATTATGTTCTCCTATCCTACTTTTGGTTATTTCTATATTGCTAAATGTTTATGTAAGCTACAGTGATGAACACTCACCGGTTCCCTTGTATAAAAATATACATTCATGGAAActcaattattattttacatcGTTTTTGACAACGAGAATACCAATTTTAAATCGCTTGAAAGTGTATGTGTGATTTGTAATTTGGCAAGAAAACCCCCACCGAATTTCTTTGTATGTTCTAACTTTATGTTTTGGCATTACTGAACAAAGTTAACAATATATGTATTCTATGAGAGCATCATGACTGTTCGTGATACAGCAATTTTTTGTGTTGCAGATATTATCAGATGCTATAAATGAAACAATAGGAAAGTTCAAAGTAcagttgaaatattattttattattagttataatattaatttcaatatcGGATGATTTACAGTAAgattaatgattaattattGTTGTGCTTTGAGAGATGTTGACTTGGATATACTGGGATACAGTTGGAACTCAGCTATCATGTAATTCGATTCATCGAATTAACCTGCTTACAAATATTCCCCAATCGGATAAGTTATATCTAAGAGTTAAAAgtttataataatttataatttaaaagaaTTTATATAGTATAAAAACCATGAAAATGTAAGCAAAACTAGAAACTAACTTGAAACTCTTGAAAAGATCATACTCTGATTATGATCTCTGTCTCCctcttacagtaaataataTCTGGAGGTGGTCCTTGTATATGTTGGAACTATCGACTCTTGAAGTTGGAAGAAAAGTATGGAGCCATATCCATCAGTACCGTTATGCCTACCAAGTAATTTCACCTGGGACCCACAAATCAGAGACATACAAGTGGACAACAGTAAACCGCGAGGCGATGTAACAGTATGCAAAGAAGGACTTGCAATCCTTGAAGGTGTTAAAGACGATTATGTCATCGTCATTTGCATTACAGGTCCAGCCCGTACCGGGAAGTCGTACTTTTTGTCACAATTTCAAGAAGGCGTGACCTTTGATGTAGGTCACACAACGACATCAAAGACCACGGGAATATGGATTGCTTTGGCACCTAATTCGGTGACAACGACTGACGGGAAAGTCGCGCGTCTTGTTCTTTTGGATGCCGAGGGGTTAGCATCTACATCCAAGATCGACCATGATGAAAGCCCTGAAATATGGGATAGAAAAGTTTTCACCCTCTGCGCTCTGTTCAGTTCCTATTTGATATACAATAGCAAAGGTATTCCTACAAATGATGATTTAGACAAGCTGAGTTTCATGTCCCAGTTTAGTTCATCTATCCAGGGTCACTTATCAACACCCGGAGAAAGCACGCAAACCGCTGTTGATATTTCTCCATATTTTATGTGGCTAATAAGAGACGCCGATCTCCAACCTGAAGTAGAGGGCCAAAACTGTGCCTGGAAGAAATTCATACTATCTTCAGTCCTCTGCGTAGAAGCTGTTGCAGCAGCTAGACACCCTCGAAATGCCATTAAAGCAGCTATCAGAAGgtcatttcaaaactttgatGCGCACGGGATACCTCCACCTCAAGTGAAACCTAAATGTATTCCAAATTTGCCTTTAGCCGAAGACATGGAACAGATCGGCAATGAGTTTTTATGTCAggttttaaaagttaaaaaccACGTTCTCACCTGTGCAGAAGTGAAATCGATAAAAGGTTTTCACGTAACCGGCCAACAGTTGGCTTTGTATGTGTCATCATGTGTAAACGTTGTGAACAGCGAATGCGATACGTTACCTATACAAACTGCCTGGGAGACTTTGCTTGAAGCAAAATGTAACGCAACTTTGATTGCGATCAAGAAAAAGTATGATGACCACGCAAATCAAATAAAGTTTCCTGTTTCAACTGAAGACATTGACAGTTTTCATGATAAGGAATCTGCTGAGGCTTGGAAAGCATTTACCGACTTTAAAGCCTCGACATTCGACGACAGAAGCGTAAAGCAGTACAGGAAGAAACTTGATTCAGCTCTCAAAGAAAAATTTCATACCATAATGACCACAAACTACACAAAATCAAACGATGCATGTGAGAAAGTGATGAAATCAGCAAAGAGAAAGCATTTCGATCCAAAGTGTTATTTCACAACCAAACTGACAATTTCCGTTTTGGAAAGTGCGAAGGTAACCGTCCTGGCAGAATACGACAGAGATGCACGTGGGCCAGCAAAGGACAAGGTAAAAAGGAAGTACGGTGAGGATATGGATGAACAATTGTGTCAATTCGCACCGCTTATTGCAGAACGTACACTTTCTGGAGCAGAGattgaatttaaagaaaaactggATGCTCTGTTAAAAGAGGGTCCTCTTGAGAGTCAAGATGCATCTGCGAAGTTCTCTTCAATCTGCCAAATTGTACACGAACATTTTGAGGCAAGTTCTCATGGAATGGACGATGTGCTCAGTCGTGAATGCATCGCAAAATTGGACTCGGTGATGTCCGACGCCGAGACAGATTTCTATCAACGGAACGATGACCTTTCCTCCGAATACTGTAAGAATTTGATGACTAGGTTGATAATCAAAATTTTAAAACCATCGATTGACAATCATGACATGTTCGTGTCATATGACAAAAAGATGTCATCTATTCTACAACAGTACGATGAGAATGCTAAAGGTCCAAAAGCGGACGAGGTGAGAGTTGCGGCGGTCTTACAGATAGACAAAGATATCAAGAGGGCAAACGAGCAACGTGTGTTAACGGGAATAACAGCAGGCATTGAAGTAGCAGCTGTGGGGCTTGGAGCACTAATTGGCGGAAAGACAGGGGCAGGTTTGGCCGCAACCGCCACCGCCGCCGTCACCGTTGCAGCAAAATCATTGCGAACAGATATCGACCAAAACGAATAATGTTGTATCATTTCTATATATGGGCttacaattttttattcatACCATCTCTTCGAGAGCTATGGCTTAAAGGTTGTCATGGTTTATAAAGTATGGTCGGAAATCCTATAAAACAGAACATGAAACCTATGGCATTCATTCAGTTTTCCTCGTTCATTTAACCTTTTTCAATAGACCTGATATCATTCTTACGTATATAGAAGGTTTTTGTTCTCCGTGAATGGGAAACGATTATCTGGTATCGTATACCAATGCTGAATATAtagcagctcaagtatacggtAAATAGATTGGCATCGTCTAATGAATCTGTGAACACACAGATATGTCTGAGAAAGCCTCCATGCACGAAaatcagtatatataaatagcCCGTAAGTAGGCATACAACTGTATAAGTTCAAAGCCAACGATTTATCTGGACATCTGCAGATCTATTTGACATATTAAATTATATGGTGTTGTATTCCACAACATGATTATTTGTACATATCGTAAATAACGACCTCTAATATATGTCATGGGGGGTCGTGAAACCATTAACGTTGTTTTAGTCGAGTTTATCTTAAATATTACAGATTTGGTAGTAACGGGACTTATCACCTTACTAGTTGTGTACATTTCCAAATCAGATGATTAATGACCATTTACATTCAACTTGAAATTGTTAATGCCAGGGCAAACATTCGTAGATGGCGGAAGAGTAACTCGTTCCTATATTCGTCAAAGCGAACTGTTATAATTGAATTATCGTATGTTAGTTTACATTTGCCAATCTGAATGGATTTACTGACCAGGTCAGTCCTTTTTTCTACTATGAATGGTCAAAATCTAATGGCAATGCCATGGCCAGGTTTGACTTTCTGTTATGTTCAGAATTGTATCAATTTTGACAGAGGCGTTTACGCACTTGATGATTGTCGTAGACTGACtatatttattttggtttaagCAACGACTTTGCGACCTTTAATGGACCGGGGTCTAATTTTTGACAAATAATTATGTTCTACTTTTGTCTGCATATGTACATTTAGCTTTTCTGTTTTAACGAGGATGGCTGTATGGATTGTTGATCGTGAAATAGCTATATCGCTAATTATGTTGTCCGTTCGcttcaatttcatgttttaCCTTGTAGTTTGAAAATCGCGATGGTTTTGTATGTTTATCTTTATTTGGaaaaatgttatacacaatctgataaaattAGCATTGCGAATTTGCGTCTGCGAATTGGATCACTTTAAAACTGTAATTAATTGTGATTAATCATAATCTAGCTTCCactaataattattttatgCCACGGTGCACTAATCACCATTTTTAAAGCTGTACACTAATTTAGCAAACTAAAGGTATACCTAAGGTGAGAACCTGAACTTAATTGCCTAGCTTATTTATCATGATACTTTAATacataaatttccaaaatattgtgatattacTTTCACATACAATGATGTTGACTTCTCAAACCTCAGAGTTTGAGGTGTATTAGACACGGACCTGACCAGGGTAACGTTTCGTTAGTAAAATGTTCCGAGCAAGATGATGCCCATGAGGTCAGGGGACAAACTCTTTCAAAACGTTAAGACAAATCCTGCCCCGTCTTGTCTGGCAGTCTTGTAATATGTGTTATCATGCGCCACGACGATCTAAAACCTTTAAGTTTCTGAATTTGTTGTTCATTCGTGACATTGACAGTATTAACACAACCCATCATTAAGCGATGTTAAGAACTTCAATGTGTtggattcagcatttgcaagaCGAATCCCGATAACAGGAAATACGGATTGCAGTTATGAAGAAACAGTGTAGCAGATATGATtccatgatgtcatatttagagtCATTCTGGTTTTCAGCTTTTTGTCCGAGGGGACACGCATACGATTTCACcaaaagaaataagaatttcattttgtttgggGAAGTTTGTTATCCcgtttttctttttaacataGAACAATGATTGGTGCTTGGGTTTATGTCTGCTTGAATGCAGCAAGTCCAACTTTAAATACAGTTACGAGTGATTGTAATTCAATTATTACCTTGCAAATAAACATCACAAAAGATGATCTTTAAATGCTCTCATTAATCACAGATTGATGCTTTAAACACACtgttaaaaaaattgttgtaaaaTAACGATAACTTAATGTTCCATTACAACAGAATTGTTGTACAATTACATCACATGTATGTTTAATGAATTGTTATTGACTCTCTGTTCAAAAAGTTCAAAAACAAACGTTTTctctttaaaaacaaatttgtaaGGTACACATTCAGTGTCAGAAATAGTTTGAATTTCCAATGCATGTCCCTTAActaagaaatgttgttaaaatacACAACACATGTGCGTATCGAATTTCTGTTCAAAAACACACGTTTTCTGTCCAGAAACAAGCGTACAACGAAAACATTTGTTGTGATGTCCGGGCACGGAGCTGAAAAGCCGACTCAAAATTGCTGAAGACGAAGAAGGTAATTCGCAATAACAAACACTGACGAAAGTCGGTAGTAAAGTTATAACACAACTTGTATTTACAGAGATATTTACACCGTTCATCACAAAAAAACACTAAAAGCAAGGTGACATAATAACTGTATAATGAGactacggagagccaaacgttccataaatgtcgaaaaagaaagtgaagtgtccaagttaatatatatatgtccaaatcgatatcaacatgttacaattcgatatcagcatgttacaattccatatgaacatgtcgaaacaaaatacaatatgccattgcgtctatcaacatgtcaaattcaacatcagcatgtcgaaaacttgtaacagcatgccattactacattggtcatgtcaacatgctatatttacgtcgtgctataattttggcacttcggcgcgcgccaacgtttcgtatatgtcgagatttatttcagtatgtccaaaacttgtgtcagcatggtgagcgaagagtagtgaagtattgccatgacaacgttgcacatggttcgtgtcgttcacacggtactatggttgaatcatggagctataaacagatggAGAAAACCCACTTTGAAGTATCATTGTAACCGACAAAATTTGATCGCCATAAGTAAACATGCCTCAGGGCACAAACACGAGTAAAGCCATCATCAGCTATTACGTAATCCTGGTACAAAGGTCATTTCGTATCTAGCGCCCCTCACAACATAACAACAGACACTCCGATCCTAAcgtatatgtaattgaaatagtATACACAGTACTCATATATGTTACGTTACGCATACCTGTAAGAATTTCGATCGgaatatatctttcatttctcaCCGAATCATGCGAAGAttcgtatttaataattaattgtttatctCAGCATATATTTCATCGCAATATATGAACAAGTAATGGCGAAATAGGTACTTTTAGTCAAGTGTAAGGGGCTTTATTATCTTGCCcatatactttatacttgttatctttatttttggtgggcttcttgtacaagctacggcttccaagcccttccaccattttctctccgaaatttccattatttttcttttatatgatttattacttattattttctttgcatggtattgtcttcacagtcctattattatataaacattgtgaggaaatggaaaaataaatgaaatgaaataaaacttttcttCGTTCGTTAGGCAAATAACGTTAGTGCTGTTTGTTATTGCATTGGGAACCTAGtgttataaaattaacaaaattaatttaacacgAAACATGGCTGTCAAAAAACTTTGCATCCGCCGAGGACATTAGAAATGTTCATGCTACAGGATATAGTTGAATTTATGGTGAAGCTGATGATTGAAGAGTTTGAGAGGCTGGATGTTCCAGACGACATAAATTTGGAAGATACATTAATTGTTGAAAAACATGAGGAACAAATTCTAAGATAATTAGCAGGTTATGTGCCATTTGCCCTTAAAAAAACGTTACATGAAAGTTAAGAGTACTCagaatgctttaatatttttacagtacTTAAACTGTATGTCTGTTGCAGGTGAAGGTCACAGTTTTTTAGATGAGTTGCGACCAATGGGATCGACTCACACACCCACCGCCGTGCCTGCCTATGCCAAtcacgggaatacatcgatatatcaaaattacgtaatcagttcctgttcctgtttcggataaacatctctcgttacctccgcggagcgcaacagatgtaacccctgagggaacgaaacgtatctcactaaggaaaagtcgtagctttccgctacagtatattcaaccatagtaccgtgtgaacgacacgaaccatgtgcaacgttgtcatggcaatacttcactactcttcgctcaccatgctgacacaagttttggacatactgaaataaatctcgacatatacgaaacgttggcgcgcgccgaagtgccaaaattatagcacgacgtaaatatagcatgttgacatgaccaatgtagtaatggcatgctgttacaagttttcgacatgctgatgttgaatttgacatgttgatagacgcaatggcatattgtattttgtttcgacatgttcatatggaattgtaacatgctgatatcgaattgtaacatgttgatatcgatttggacatatatatattaacttggacacttcactttctttttcgacatttatggaacgtttggctctccgtatgAGACACTCTAAAAGCTAGCGAAACACACTAAAAATAGTCGAAATCATATAAACGTACTCGTTGGTCGTAAATGGTGATATTTTCTGACTCGTAAATACCGTACTGGCTAGTAGGCTTGCAACATccgaaaacataaaaataaccTTTTTATGGAAGGCCAAATAAGCAGCTCTGCCAGTACacttgttacaaaaaaaaatgtaaaaataaaataaatttatgtcCATCTATGTCGATTTATGTTATATGTACGCTATAACGAATTCTGTCCAAAAACGGATCTATTCTGTATGGAAACAAAACTGCGATCGGTATATCTCCAGCAGAGTTAAATTTACAATAATTCAATGTCCCCTGAGAAAGCTTGTCGTCAGTCATCACATGTTGGTCATCATATATTACGTAGCAGACCAACTTTCAGGGaaaagattgagaagggtcgctTAGCTTCTTTCAACCTGAGAAGAGTGCTTTGatgatatttcctgcttttagtttaatcctatttttCGGGTTActcaaaaggggggggggggctatccACAAATGTAATTGTAGTTTTTCAACACTCATCGACACCAAAAGGCTTGATATAGGCCTAAGCCGGTTTTCATCTACACGATCATTATATGGAAAGAATTTCAAATGAGCATTTTAAGGTTTTCCTAATCCTTAGTTATCTAAGCTAAACGAAACTATAGCTTTTGCCGAGGGGTGGTAAATTCGACTAAATTAACGGAGCGTCCACCCGTGTTTCAAACGTTTTGTACAGGGACCGCGGATAAAATGTTgatggaaggggaggggtgattCGGGGTGATCGGCTCAATGTGTTCACAATATACTTCCCTCAAGTGTTAGAGAGAAAAACGGCCCTATCGAGCCATGCGAATAATTTCGGGAGGGACATATGTaatggaaatttgaatgagaccTATAATAGAATTCTAAGAcattatataagtatatatccCAAGTTTTGGGGAGCGACTGCCCCTCCTCTTTCATTTTGTATTcagctgagaattttttttttttagagcaCTTCTGCAAACGGCAGCTTTGTGCAGACACTGGTGGCAAACCTGTTTTAGCGCCATTTCTCCATGTTGTCCGGTCACTGATCTAAAAGTATCATTTTTGGTCCAGtctacaggggcgtatccaggattttctaacccggggcgcgaattactagctaagcggagcgccaccatcggttggcgcgcaacgtacaagaaaatttctggttttgataccccctagatcacctAAAATGGCActtgtacacttttgcctgagaaccaagtatttcccaatagtttttccccatccataaccttttttgaagattttcaccagttacacatcatgttcgacctgatcgcatgtcctgtggatcgttgcttttgtaggtgattctacgtcgcggcccacaatactcGACAGACCCACTTTTtaaggttttcagcccattatttgttccgaatttgaaaattcacatttctcgtgaataaattcacttcaaaacatacccataatgttgcaaaaaatgtcatctatggacaaccaatatagaaaagcCTCCTTCAACCCTAACACACCAGAAGTGGGAAGTATGATTAAAAATGTTGGTCAGGTAATtttcgaaaataatttattggtgtacaaatataggccttcttataacggctattacaaaacttggttgaaggaaatgaaaaaatagcagatatttccgaaaccgaacacaacacacataggcgtaggatgcgggggggggggggtgggggggctactgaaagaaaaaataaaatgcaatgatgtagctaaaggaaatggatctcattgataattaaaataaagttctataAGCTTGGCCGACTTATTCGCCatttctaatgtaaaagagaatttgacataatttgacctccatgctttttctacataagacatttccttgtttacattagcatccctcggtatactgcgcaatttccacggaccgtacggtataaaaaaatttaggttatatttttcgggcaagtcgttacagccccccccccccccctcaaatcaaattgggttcctatgactacacacatcgacagttttgaggctgttcaacCTGGAACCGCCATTtccatgctcactgatatgatgtcaaatctgctgtttgctttacaaattcgaacaggcgcgtagcgaataatttgctAAGGGacgggcgaagcctgtaggcaaactatctaaacgtagcgccaccacgagttggcgcgaagcgtacaagaaaattttggccgaatttgcctcccagatcgctgaaaatggcacttcccaggaccatgggttggcgcgaagcgaactaaagattttggccgaaaatgcctcccagatcgctggaaatgacactttccatgCCTTCTgggttgcatctaagcattttctaatttgaaattactagcgatatcataaaaaaagtatactcggggggggggggggggcgttcgccctcttcccgaaatgcgtcatgttccccgacgactaggtcgagttcgagaccagccacagttggtttcatagcacaattgtttaaggcgtccataaacacacacgcgttatgatagaccatatatagtatatatatatatatatatatatatatatatatatatatatatatatatatatatatatatatatatatatatatatgtatataaatatatatatgtaatggaggtaaacgacaaaggcaaatgaatatatataaatgaaaatcgtaatgagttggaaaatcaagaacagtgaaaaaactttcagcctccaccgggattcgaaccacgggcctcccgctctgtacgcggacaccctaaccactaggctatggacgctgattgtatgtccagaggttcgaaaccggtaaggaagatcgtaattccactgtaggcgtttgtcacctatatcgaacaatactagttctgtttttggtgacatattttgccctactctagagatcaaacatgatgctatccaactcgaaaatcatttgtgattcctaaagccggatctcgaaagagatactttgaacagactttatgttaatgcaatggaggtaaacgacaaaggcaaatgggaatatatataaatgaaaatcgtaatgagttggaaaatcaagaacagtgaaaatactttcagcctccaccgggattcgaaccacgggcctcccgctctgtatgcggacaccctaaccactaggctatggacgctgattgtatgtccagaggttcgaaaccggtaaggaagatcgtaattccactgtaggcgtttgtcacctatatcgaacaatactagttctgtttttggtgacatattttgccctactctagagatcaaacatgatgctatccaactcgaaaatcatttgtgattcctaaagccggatctcgaaagagatactttgaacagactttatgttaatgcaatggaggtaaacgacaaaggcatatatatatttatataaa
Proteins encoded:
- the LOC139978896 gene encoding guanylate-binding protein 2-like, giving the protein MEPYPSVPLCLPSNFTWDPQIRDIQVDNSKPRGDVTVCKEGLAILEGVKDDYVIVICITGPARTGKSYFLSQFQEGVTFDVGHTTTSKTTGIWIALAPNSVTTTDGKVARLVLLDAEGLASTSKIDHDESPEIWDRKVFTLCALFSSYLIYNSKGIPTNDDLDKLSFMSQFSSSIQGHLSTPGESTQTAVDISPYFMWLIRDADLQPEVEGQNCAWKKFILSSVLCVEAVAAARHPRNAIKAAIRRSFQNFDAHGIPPPQVKPKCIPNLPLAEDMEQIGNEFLCQVLKVKNHVLTCAEVKSIKGFHVTGQQLALYVSSCVNVVNSECDTLPIQTAWETLLEAKCNATLIAIKKKYDDHANQIKFPVSTEDIDSFHDKESAEAWKAFTDFKASTFDDRSVKQYRKKLDSALKEKFHTIMTTNYTKSNDACEKVMKSAKRKHFDPKCYFTTKLTISVLESAKVTVLAEYDRDARGPAKDKVKRKYGEDMDEQLCQFAPLIAERTLSGAEIEFKEKLDALLKEGPLESQDASAKFSSICQIVHEHFEASSHGMDDVLSRECIAKLDSVMSDAETDFYQRNDDLSSEYCKNLMTRLIIKILKPSIDNHDMFVSYDKKMSSILQQYDENAKGPKADEVRVAAVLQIDKDIKRANEQRVLTGITAGIEVAAVGLGALIGGKTGAGLAATATAAVTVAAKSLRTDIDQNE